The following coding sequences are from one Arachis hypogaea cultivar Tifrunner chromosome 7, arahy.Tifrunner.gnm2.J5K5, whole genome shotgun sequence window:
- the LOC112702245 gene encoding TMV resistance protein N isoform X2, with protein MVTEEGVSSPAPSSTSNNNRRWSYHVFLSFRGADTRKGFTNHLYSALKDAGIIVFRDDKILEVGDVISDELPRAIKDSLSAIVILSPKYATSTWCLEELHCILESKLEVFHIFYDVEASDVRYQKGSFAEAFEKHEKRYDGDKVQKWRDALTQVAGLSGWGSKKRLEAELIEEIVTTVWTRLQPKLPTFRDGLVGIDKKIEDMNSLLRPDVKDVRFIGIWGMGGIGKTTLAKVLYMKIRRKFEISCTLDNVREASGQRHGLLNLQRELLSKLKIMDTKIEDEYQGIDTIRNFLFNKKVLLILDDVSDMSQLENLAEKEWFGPGSRVIVTTRDMQLLTSHGISEKYEIDFLNPEESLQLFSRKAFKRDEPPEHFLKLSKAVIKYAGGLPLTLKLLGSLLCERSVSQWKEVLEQIKEVPESDSLHRTLGISYDGLPRRYKGLFLDIACFFKGWTKDQVKQILNDCGRYPPIGIEILIEKSLVTYDSGVLGMHDSLQDMGRSIVFEESPEIAGKRSRLWSLDDIDHVLRKNKVNESTQGIVLELWHLHHEARWHPEGFSNMEILRLLILSSNLHLPLGLKCLSSGLKVLVWRECPLNALPLGVPLDELVRLEMPHSNLKQLWNGMQYFAKMKSIYLSHSLSLTSTPDFTGIPNLEILYLDECINLFEVHPSLGKHRKLVKVSLADCRNLKKLPRKLEMESLKCLDLHGCTNVRKLPEFGENMIHLEELDLRNIAIAELPPSLGHVTALRTLNLESCQNLICLPKTFGNLKSLTKLNICCCSNFSKLPENLNENEALEYLNASLTALREIPSSIVHLKNLMWLIIAGCKVQETSNSWNIIQPIAQIFGFKSYHPPISMSLVLPPSISAHVYLYNCPRLESLPKLPPTVQRVDACQSVSLKPLSDPEQIWSLLEAIDFEEVEDPDSSMKFSRFRPILEIPGTELPACFENDYFVPDKQFLEHFGIQFESAVSIILEIPESCSQSEFWGIAVCLVIEGNPESAPLQYYDGLYCFSQVHSANSEEKQEINIEDAEWIKWIPNYKCPHILMYYYPVNFWQHDENKVKLMFYAINNNGTGNKMMIEGGSSKKCSKIKKCGARLVSKMGAGCVQKTPNPYRKEGFPPTKIPKVTPEGMYVATAYATTRIR; from the exons ATGGTAACTGAGGAAGGAGTTTCATCACCAGCACCATCATCAACCTCTAACAACAACAGAAGATGGAGTTACCATGTTTTCTTGAGTTTTAGGGGAGCAGACACAAGAAAAGGCTTCACAAACCACTTGTATTCTGCTTTAAAGGATGCTGGGATCATAGTTTTCAGAGATGACAAGATTCTTGAAGTTGGAGATGTCATATCAGATGAACTTCCAAGAGCAATCAAGGACTCACTCTCTGCCATTGTTATACTCTCACCAAAATATGCTACTTCCACTTGGTGCTTGGAGGAGCTTCACTGCATTCTTGAGTCCAAACTTGAAGTTTTCCATATCTTCTATGATGTGGAAGCATCTGATGTTAGATACCAAAAGGGAAGTTTTGCTGAGGCCTTTGAGAAACATGAGAAGAGGTATGATGGAGATAAGGTTCAAAAATGGAGAGATGCCTTAACACAAGTAGCTGGTTTAAGTGGTTGGGGCTCCAAAAAAAG GTTGGAAGCAGAACTAATTGAAGAAATTGTCACAACTGTTTGGACAAGGCTGCAACCTAAATTGCCAACATTTAGGGATGGATTGGTTGGAATTGATAAGAAGATAGAAGACATGAACTCACTTTTAAGACCAGATGTAAAGGATGTTCGCTTTATAGGCATATGGGGCATGGGAGGCATAGGAAAGACAACTCTTGCTAAAGTCTTGTATATGAAAATTCGAAGAAAATTCGAAATTAGTTGCACCCTTGACAATGTTAGAGAAGCTTCCGGTCAAAGACATGGCCTGCTAAACTTGCAAAGAGAACTTCTTAGTAAGCTGAAAATTATGGACACAAAGATAGAAGATGAGTATCAAGGAATAGACACTATTAGAAACTTTCTCTTCAATAAAAAGGTTCTACTTATTCTTGATGATGTAAGTGATATGAGCCAATTAGAGAATTTAGCAGAAAAGGAATGGTTTGGTCCAGGGAGTAGAGTAATAGTGACTACAAGAGACATGCAACTTTTGACATCTCATGGAATATCAGAAAAGTATGAGATTGATTTCTTAAACCCTGAAGAATCCCTTCAACTCTTTTCAAGGAAAGCCTTTAAGAGAGATGAACCTCCAGAGCATTTTCTGAAGCTGTCAAAAGCCGTGATCAAATATGCTGGAGGCCTTCCTTTGACACTCAAGCTTCTTGGCTCACTTCTTTGCGAACGAAGTGTGTCACAATGGAAGGAGGTTTTAGAACAGATAAAAGAAGTTCCTGAGAGTGATAGTCTTCATAGGACACTTGGAATAAGCTATGATGGACTACCGAGGCGATATAAAGGACTATTTCTAGACATTGCTTGTTTCTTCAAAGGGTGGACTAAAGATCAAGTGAAACAAATACTGAATGATTGCGGCCGTTATCCTCCAATTGGAATCGAAATTCTTATTGAAAAATCACTGGTAACTTATGATTCAGGGGTTCTGGGGATGCATGATTCACTTCAAGACATGGGAAGGAGTATTGTCTTTGAAGAATCTCCTGAAATTGCTGGTAAACGTAGCAGATTGTGGTCTTTGGATGACATTGATCATGTGCTAAGAAAAAATAAG GTAAATGAATCAACACAAGGCATAGTACTTGAATTATGGCATTTGCATCATGAAGCTCGCTGGCACCCTGAAGGGTTCTCAAATATGGAGATCCTTAGACTACTTATCTTGTCAAGTAACTTGCACCTTCCACTTGGCCTAAAATGTCTATCTAGTGGATTAAAAGTCCTTGTATGGAGGGAATGTCCCTTAAACGCTTTACCACTTGGAGTCCCTCTGGATGAACTCGTTCGCCTCGAAATGCCTCACAGCAATCTAAAACAACTTTGGAACGGAATGCAG TACTTTGCTAAGATGAAATCCATCTATTTAAGTCATTCTCTAAGCCTGACTAGTACTCCGGATTTTACCGGAATCCCCAATCTGGAAATACTGTATCTTGATGAATGCATAAACCTGTTTGAGGTTCATCCATCTCTTGGAAAGCACAGAAAGCTTGTCAAAGTGTCATTAGCTGACTGCAGAAATCTCAAGAAACTTCCAAGAAAATTGGAAATGGAATCTCTGAAGTGCTTAGACCTCCATGGCTGCACAAATGTCAGAAAGCTTCCTGAGTTTGGGGAAAATATGATACATCTAGAGGAGCTCGATTTGCGCAACATCGCCATAGCAGAATTGCCTCCTTCCCTTGGTCATGTAACTGCTCTTCGCACTTTGAATTTAGAGAGTTGTCAAAATCTCATTTGCTTGCCAAAAACTTTTGGCAATTTGAAATCTCTCACAAAGCTCAATATCTGCTGTTGCTCAAACTTTTCTAAGCTGCCGGAGAATTTAAATGAAAATGAAGCATTAGAATATCTAAATGCAAGTTTAACTGCATTAAGAGAAATACCTTCTTCTATTGTTCATTTGAAGAATCTTATGTGGCTCATTATAGCTGGATGTAAAGTTCAGGAAACTTCCAACTCATGGAACATCATTCAACCAATAGCACAGATATTCGGCTTCAAGAGTTATCATCCACCGATTTCAATGAGCTTGGTGTTGCCTCCTTCTATATCAG CACATGTTTACTTGTACAATTGTCCTCGCCTCGAGTCATTGCCTAAGCTTCCACCAACGGTGCAGCGAGTAGATGCATGCCAGAGTGTTTCACTGAAACCTTTATCAGATCCAGAACAAATATGGAGTCTATTGGAAGCAATTGACTTTGAG GAGGTGGAGGATCCTGATTCTTCAATGAAATTCTCTCGGTTTCGGCCTATACTGGAGATTCCTGGAACAGAACTTCCTGCATGCTTTGAGAATGATTATTTTGTGCCAGACAAACAATTTCTAGAACATTTTGGAATTCAATTCGAGTCGGCCGTATCAATAATCCTGGAAATACCAGAATCTTGTAGTCAGAGTGAATTTTGGGGAATTGCTGTATGCCTTGTGATAGAAGGCAATCCAGAATCTGCACCATTGCAGTACTATGATGGCCTATATTGCTTTAGTCAAGTTCATAGTGCTAATTCTGAGGAAAAACAGGAAATAAACATTGAAGATGCTGAATGGATTAAGTGGATACCAAACTATAAATGCCCTCACATTTTGATGTATTATTATCCTGTTAACTTTTGGCAACATGATGAAAACAAAGTTAAACTAATGTTTTATGCTATAAACAACAATGGCACAGGGAATAAGATGATGATTGAGGGGGGTAGTAGTAAAAAATGTTCCAAAATAAAGAAGTGTGGTGCACGTTTGGTATCTAAGATGGGTGCTGGTTGTGTGCAGAAGACACCAAATCCATACAGGAAGGAAGGATTCCCACCTACCAAAATTCCCAAAGTTACACCTGAAGGAATGTATGTAGCCACTGCTTATGCAACGACTCGCATAAGATAA
- the LOC112702245 gene encoding TMV resistance protein N isoform X1 gives MVTEEGVSSPAPSSTSNNNRRWSYHVFLSFRGADTRKGFTNHLYSALKDAGIIVFRDDKILEVGDVISDELPRAIKDSLSAIVILSPKYATSTWCLEELHCILESKLEVFHIFYDVEASDVRYQKGSFAEAFEKHEKRYDGDKVQKWRDALTQVAGLSGWGSKKRLEAELIEEIVTTVWTRLQPKLPTFRDGLVGIDKKIEDMNSLLRPDVKDVRFIGIWGMGGIGKTTLAKVLYMKIRRKFEISCTLDNVREASGQRHGLLNLQRELLSKLKIMDTKIEDEYQGIDTIRNFLFNKKVLLILDDVSDMSQLENLAEKEWFGPGSRVIVTTRDMQLLTSHGISEKYEIDFLNPEESLQLFSRKAFKRDEPPEHFLKLSKAVIKYAGGLPLTLKLLGSLLCERSVSQWKEVLEQIKEVPESDSLHRTLGISYDGLPRRYKGLFLDIACFFKGWTKDQVKQILNDCGRYPPIGIEILIEKSLVTYDSGVLGMHDSLQDMGRSIVFEESPEIAGKRSRLWSLDDIDHVLRKNKVNESTQGIVLELWHLHHEARWHPEGFSNMEILRLLILSSNLHLPLGLKCLSSGLKVLVWRECPLNALPLGVPLDELVRLEMPHSNLKQLWNGMQYFAKMKSIYLSHSLSLTSTPDFTGIPNLEILYLDECINLFEVHPSLGKHRKLVKVSLADCRNLKKLPRKLEMESLKCLDLHGCTNVRKLPEFGENMIHLEELDLRNIAIAELPPSLGHVTALRTLNLESCQNLICLPKTFGNLKSLTKLNICCCSNFSKLPENLNENEALEYLNASLTALREIPSSIVHLKNLMWLIIAGCKVQETSNSWNIIQPIAQIFGFKSYHPPISMSLVLPPSISGMRMLKELSLRNCNLHDGSIPYDLGCLSSLELLDLSKNNFVNLPDGCFSKLFKLAELYIYDCQSLVSLPDLPPNAAHVYLYNCPRLESLPKLPPTVQRVDACQSVSLKPLSDPEQIWSLLEAIDFEEVEDPDSSMKFSRFRPILEIPGTELPACFENDYFVPDKQFLEHFGIQFESAVSIILEIPESCSQSEFWGIAVCLVIEGNPESAPLQYYDGLYCFSQVHSANSEEKQEINIEDAEWIKWIPNYKCPHILMYYYPVNFWQHDENKVKLMFYAINNNGTGNKMMIEGGSSKKCSKIKKCGARLVSKMGAGCVQKTPNPYRKEGFPPTKIPKVTPEGMYVATAYATTRIR, from the exons ATGGTAACTGAGGAAGGAGTTTCATCACCAGCACCATCATCAACCTCTAACAACAACAGAAGATGGAGTTACCATGTTTTCTTGAGTTTTAGGGGAGCAGACACAAGAAAAGGCTTCACAAACCACTTGTATTCTGCTTTAAAGGATGCTGGGATCATAGTTTTCAGAGATGACAAGATTCTTGAAGTTGGAGATGTCATATCAGATGAACTTCCAAGAGCAATCAAGGACTCACTCTCTGCCATTGTTATACTCTCACCAAAATATGCTACTTCCACTTGGTGCTTGGAGGAGCTTCACTGCATTCTTGAGTCCAAACTTGAAGTTTTCCATATCTTCTATGATGTGGAAGCATCTGATGTTAGATACCAAAAGGGAAGTTTTGCTGAGGCCTTTGAGAAACATGAGAAGAGGTATGATGGAGATAAGGTTCAAAAATGGAGAGATGCCTTAACACAAGTAGCTGGTTTAAGTGGTTGGGGCTCCAAAAAAAG GTTGGAAGCAGAACTAATTGAAGAAATTGTCACAACTGTTTGGACAAGGCTGCAACCTAAATTGCCAACATTTAGGGATGGATTGGTTGGAATTGATAAGAAGATAGAAGACATGAACTCACTTTTAAGACCAGATGTAAAGGATGTTCGCTTTATAGGCATATGGGGCATGGGAGGCATAGGAAAGACAACTCTTGCTAAAGTCTTGTATATGAAAATTCGAAGAAAATTCGAAATTAGTTGCACCCTTGACAATGTTAGAGAAGCTTCCGGTCAAAGACATGGCCTGCTAAACTTGCAAAGAGAACTTCTTAGTAAGCTGAAAATTATGGACACAAAGATAGAAGATGAGTATCAAGGAATAGACACTATTAGAAACTTTCTCTTCAATAAAAAGGTTCTACTTATTCTTGATGATGTAAGTGATATGAGCCAATTAGAGAATTTAGCAGAAAAGGAATGGTTTGGTCCAGGGAGTAGAGTAATAGTGACTACAAGAGACATGCAACTTTTGACATCTCATGGAATATCAGAAAAGTATGAGATTGATTTCTTAAACCCTGAAGAATCCCTTCAACTCTTTTCAAGGAAAGCCTTTAAGAGAGATGAACCTCCAGAGCATTTTCTGAAGCTGTCAAAAGCCGTGATCAAATATGCTGGAGGCCTTCCTTTGACACTCAAGCTTCTTGGCTCACTTCTTTGCGAACGAAGTGTGTCACAATGGAAGGAGGTTTTAGAACAGATAAAAGAAGTTCCTGAGAGTGATAGTCTTCATAGGACACTTGGAATAAGCTATGATGGACTACCGAGGCGATATAAAGGACTATTTCTAGACATTGCTTGTTTCTTCAAAGGGTGGACTAAAGATCAAGTGAAACAAATACTGAATGATTGCGGCCGTTATCCTCCAATTGGAATCGAAATTCTTATTGAAAAATCACTGGTAACTTATGATTCAGGGGTTCTGGGGATGCATGATTCACTTCAAGACATGGGAAGGAGTATTGTCTTTGAAGAATCTCCTGAAATTGCTGGTAAACGTAGCAGATTGTGGTCTTTGGATGACATTGATCATGTGCTAAGAAAAAATAAG GTAAATGAATCAACACAAGGCATAGTACTTGAATTATGGCATTTGCATCATGAAGCTCGCTGGCACCCTGAAGGGTTCTCAAATATGGAGATCCTTAGACTACTTATCTTGTCAAGTAACTTGCACCTTCCACTTGGCCTAAAATGTCTATCTAGTGGATTAAAAGTCCTTGTATGGAGGGAATGTCCCTTAAACGCTTTACCACTTGGAGTCCCTCTGGATGAACTCGTTCGCCTCGAAATGCCTCACAGCAATCTAAAACAACTTTGGAACGGAATGCAG TACTTTGCTAAGATGAAATCCATCTATTTAAGTCATTCTCTAAGCCTGACTAGTACTCCGGATTTTACCGGAATCCCCAATCTGGAAATACTGTATCTTGATGAATGCATAAACCTGTTTGAGGTTCATCCATCTCTTGGAAAGCACAGAAAGCTTGTCAAAGTGTCATTAGCTGACTGCAGAAATCTCAAGAAACTTCCAAGAAAATTGGAAATGGAATCTCTGAAGTGCTTAGACCTCCATGGCTGCACAAATGTCAGAAAGCTTCCTGAGTTTGGGGAAAATATGATACATCTAGAGGAGCTCGATTTGCGCAACATCGCCATAGCAGAATTGCCTCCTTCCCTTGGTCATGTAACTGCTCTTCGCACTTTGAATTTAGAGAGTTGTCAAAATCTCATTTGCTTGCCAAAAACTTTTGGCAATTTGAAATCTCTCACAAAGCTCAATATCTGCTGTTGCTCAAACTTTTCTAAGCTGCCGGAGAATTTAAATGAAAATGAAGCATTAGAATATCTAAATGCAAGTTTAACTGCATTAAGAGAAATACCTTCTTCTATTGTTCATTTGAAGAATCTTATGTGGCTCATTATAGCTGGATGTAAAGTTCAGGAAACTTCCAACTCATGGAACATCATTCAACCAATAGCACAGATATTCGGCTTCAAGAGTTATCATCCACCGATTTCAATGAGCTTGGTGTTGCCTCCTTCTATATCAGGTATGAGAATGTTGAAGGAATTGAGTTTGAGAAATTGCAACCTCCATGATGGATCAATTCCTTATGATCTCGGCTGCTTGTCTTCGCTCGAGCTTTTAGATCTAAGCAAAAACAATTTTGTAAACCTGCCTGATGGATGCTTCTCTAAACTCTTCAAACTAGCAGAACTTTACATTTATGATTGCCAAAGCCTTGTGTCATTGCCTGATCTTCCACCAAATGCAGCACATGTTTACTTGTACAATTGTCCTCGCCTCGAGTCATTGCCTAAGCTTCCACCAACGGTGCAGCGAGTAGATGCATGCCAGAGTGTTTCACTGAAACCTTTATCAGATCCAGAACAAATATGGAGTCTATTGGAAGCAATTGACTTTGAG GAGGTGGAGGATCCTGATTCTTCAATGAAATTCTCTCGGTTTCGGCCTATACTGGAGATTCCTGGAACAGAACTTCCTGCATGCTTTGAGAATGATTATTTTGTGCCAGACAAACAATTTCTAGAACATTTTGGAATTCAATTCGAGTCGGCCGTATCAATAATCCTGGAAATACCAGAATCTTGTAGTCAGAGTGAATTTTGGGGAATTGCTGTATGCCTTGTGATAGAAGGCAATCCAGAATCTGCACCATTGCAGTACTATGATGGCCTATATTGCTTTAGTCAAGTTCATAGTGCTAATTCTGAGGAAAAACAGGAAATAAACATTGAAGATGCTGAATGGATTAAGTGGATACCAAACTATAAATGCCCTCACATTTTGATGTATTATTATCCTGTTAACTTTTGGCAACATGATGAAAACAAAGTTAAACTAATGTTTTATGCTATAAACAACAATGGCACAGGGAATAAGATGATGATTGAGGGGGGTAGTAGTAAAAAATGTTCCAAAATAAAGAAGTGTGGTGCACGTTTGGTATCTAAGATGGGTGCTGGTTGTGTGCAGAAGACACCAAATCCATACAGGAAGGAAGGATTCCCACCTACCAAAATTCCCAAAGTTACACCTGAAGGAATGTATGTAGCCACTGCTTATGCAACGACTCGCATAAGATAA